A stretch of the Enterobacter mori genome encodes the following:
- a CDS encoding YchE family NAAT transporter, with product MIQTLFDFPTYFKFFIGLFALVNPVGIIPVFISMTSYQTAVARNKTNLTANLSVAIILLTSLYLGDAILQLFGISIDSFRIAGGILVVTIAMSMISGKLGEDKQNKQEKSETAVRESIGVVPLALPLMAGPGAISSTIVWGTRYHSLMHLIGFSVAIALFALCCWGVFRMAPWLVRLLGQTGINVITRIMGLLLMALGIEFIVTGIKSIFPGLLH from the coding sequence GTGATTCAAACGCTCTTTGATTTCCCTACATATTTTAAGTTTTTTATTGGTTTGTTTGCACTGGTGAACCCAGTGGGGATTATTCCTGTCTTCATCAGTATGACCAGCTACCAGACAGCCGTTGCCAGAAATAAAACCAACCTGACGGCAAACTTATCGGTAGCGATTATTCTGCTGACGTCGCTTTACCTGGGTGACGCCATTCTGCAGTTATTCGGTATCTCTATTGATTCCTTCCGTATTGCGGGCGGGATCCTGGTTGTCACCATCGCCATGTCGATGATCAGCGGTAAGCTGGGTGAGGATAAACAGAACAAACAGGAGAAATCAGAAACGGCGGTCCGTGAAAGTATCGGTGTCGTTCCGTTGGCCTTGCCGCTGATGGCGGGTCCGGGGGCCATTAGCTCGACGATAGTGTGGGGGACGCGCTATCACAGTCTGATGCACCTGATCGGTTTTTCCGTGGCGATTGCGCTTTTCGCGCTCTGCTGTTGGGGCGTATTCCGCATGGCCCCCTGGCTGGTGCGGCTGTTAGGGCAAACAGGCATCAACGTTATTACCCGTATCATGGGTCTGCTACTGATGGCGTTGGGTATTGAGTTTATCGTTACCGGCATTAAAAGCATTTTCCCCGGGTTATTGCATTAA
- the adhE gene encoding bifunctional acetaldehyde-CoA/alcohol dehydrogenase — MAVTNIAELNALVERVKKAQREYANFTQEQVDKIFRAAALAAADARIPLAKMAVAESGMGIVEDKVIKNHFASEYIYNAYKDEKTCGVLSEDDTFGTITIAEPIGIICGIVPTTNPTSTAIFKSLISLKTRNAIIFSPHPRAKDATNKAADIVLQAAIAAGAPKDLIGWIDQPSVELSNALMHHPDINLILATGGPGMVKAAYSSGKPAIGVGAGNTPVVIDETADIKRAVASVLMSKTFDNGVICASEQSVVVVDSVYDAVRERFASHGGYLLQGKELKAVQDIILKNGALNAAIVGQPAYKIAELAGFTVPATTKILIGEVKVVDESEPFAHEKLSPTLAMYRAKDFDDAVEKAEKLVAMGGIGHTSCLYTDQDNQPERVAHFGQKMKTARILINTPASQGGIGDLYNFKLAPSLTLGCGSWGGNSISENVGPKHLINKKTVAKRAENMLWHKLPKSIYFRRGSLPIALDEVITDGHKRALIVTDRFLFNNGYADQITSVLKASGVETEVFFEVEADPTLSVVRKGAELANSFKPDVIIALGGGSPMDAAKIMWVMYEHPETHFEELALRFMDIRKRIYKFPKMGVKAKMIAVTTTSGTGSEVTPFAVVTDDATGQKYPLADYALTPDMAIVDANLVMDMPKSLCAFGGLDAVTHALEAYVSVLASEFSDGQALQALKLLKENLPASYNEGAKNPVARERVHSAATIAGIAFANAFLGVCHSMAHKLGSQFHIPHGLANALLISNVIRYNANDNPTKQTAFSQYDRPQARRRYAEIADHLGLSAPGDRTAAKIEKLLAWLDSIKAELGIPKSIREAGVQEADFLAHVDKLSEDAFDDQCTGANPRYPLISELKQILLDTYYGREFKENDTVAAKVEAPVVKADKKAKKSA; from the coding sequence ATGGCTGTTACTAATATCGCTGAACTGAACGCACTCGTCGAGCGCGTTAAAAAAGCCCAGCGTGAATATGCCAATTTCACCCAAGAACAGGTTGATAAAATCTTCCGCGCGGCCGCACTGGCTGCTGCAGATGCTCGAATCCCTCTCGCTAAAATGGCCGTTGCCGAATCCGGTATGGGTATCGTTGAAGATAAAGTGATCAAAAACCACTTTGCTTCAGAGTATATCTACAACGCCTATAAAGATGAGAAAACCTGTGGCGTGCTGTCTGAAGACGACACTTTTGGTACCATCACTATTGCAGAACCTATCGGCATCATTTGCGGTATCGTTCCAACCACTAACCCAACGTCTACTGCTATCTTCAAATCACTGATCAGCCTGAAGACCCGTAACGCAATCATCTTCTCCCCGCACCCACGTGCAAAAGACGCGACCAACAAAGCAGCAGATATCGTTCTGCAGGCTGCAATTGCCGCTGGCGCACCAAAAGATTTGATTGGCTGGATTGATCAGCCGTCTGTTGAACTGTCCAATGCACTGATGCATCACCCGGACATTAACCTGATTCTGGCGACCGGTGGTCCTGGTATGGTTAAAGCCGCGTACAGCTCCGGTAAACCAGCCATCGGCGTAGGCGCAGGTAACACCCCTGTTGTTATCGACGAAACGGCGGATATCAAACGTGCCGTTGCGTCTGTACTGATGTCAAAAACCTTCGACAACGGCGTGATCTGTGCGTCCGAGCAGTCTGTTGTGGTTGTTGATTCCGTATACGATGCCGTGCGCGAACGTTTCGCAAGCCACGGCGGCTACCTGCTGCAGGGTAAAGAGCTGAAAGCCGTTCAGGACATCATCCTGAAAAATGGCGCACTGAATGCTGCTATCGTAGGTCAACCAGCATACAAAATTGCTGAGCTGGCAGGCTTCACCGTTCCGGCAACAACCAAGATCCTGATTGGTGAAGTGAAAGTTGTCGATGAAAGCGAACCGTTCGCTCACGAAAAACTGTCTCCAACTCTGGCAATGTACCGTGCGAAAGATTTCGATGACGCGGTTGAGAAAGCAGAGAAACTGGTTGCCATGGGCGGTATCGGTCACACCTCTTGCCTGTACACTGACCAGGATAACCAGCCAGAACGTGTTGCTCACTTCGGTCAGAAGATGAAAACTGCACGTATCCTGATCAACACCCCTGCTTCTCAGGGTGGTATCGGTGACCTGTACAACTTTAAACTCGCACCTTCCCTGACTCTGGGTTGTGGTTCCTGGGGTGGTAACTCCATCTCTGAAAACGTTGGTCCAAAACACCTGATCAACAAGAAAACCGTTGCTAAGCGAGCTGAAAACATGTTGTGGCACAAACTTCCGAAATCTATCTACTTCCGCCGTGGCTCTCTGCCAATCGCGCTGGATGAAGTGATTACTGATGGCCACAAACGTGCGCTCATCGTGACTGACCGTTTCCTGTTCAACAACGGCTACGCAGATCAGATCACCTCTGTGCTGAAAGCCTCTGGCGTTGAAACTGAAGTCTTCTTTGAAGTTGAAGCTGACCCAACCCTGAGCGTTGTTCGTAAAGGTGCTGAACTGGCAAACTCCTTCAAACCAGATGTGATTATCGCACTGGGTGGCGGTTCCCCAATGGACGCCGCGAAAATCATGTGGGTCATGTACGAGCATCCGGAAACCCACTTCGAAGAGCTGGCACTGCGCTTTATGGATATCCGTAAACGTATCTACAAGTTCCCGAAAATGGGCGTGAAAGCGAAAATGATCGCTGTCACCACCACTTCCGGTACCGGTTCAGAAGTGACGCCGTTTGCGGTTGTAACTGATGATGCAACAGGTCAGAAATACCCACTGGCTGACTACGCGCTGACTCCAGATATGGCTATCGTTGATGCCAACCTGGTTATGGATATGCCGAAATCACTGTGTGCCTTCGGTGGTCTGGATGCCGTGACTCACGCCCTGGAAGCTTATGTGTCTGTACTGGCGTCTGAATTCTCCGACGGTCAGGCTCTGCAAGCTCTGAAACTGCTGAAAGAGAACCTGCCAGCCTCTTACAACGAAGGGGCAAAAAACCCGGTAGCGCGTGAGCGTGTACACAGTGCTGCAACCATCGCAGGTATCGCGTTTGCGAACGCCTTCCTGGGTGTTTGTCACTCCATGGCACACAAACTGGGTTCTCAGTTCCACATTCCTCACGGTCTGGCGAACGCCCTGTTGATTAGCAACGTTATCCGTTATAACGCGAACGACAACCCAACCAAGCAGACTGCATTCAGCCAGTACGACCGCCCACAAGCACGTCGTCGTTACGCTGAAATCGCTGACCACCTTGGTCTGAGCGCACCGGGTGACCGCACTGCTGCGAAGATTGAGAAACTGCTGGCATGGCTGGACAGCATCAAAGCTGAGCTGGGTATTCCTAAATCTATCCGTGAAGCAGGCGTTCAGGAAGCTGACTTCCTCGCTCACGTAGATAAGCTGTCTGAAGACGCATTTGATGACCAGTGTACGGGTGCTAACCCGCGCTACCCACTGATCTCCGAGCTGAAACAGATTCTGCTGGATACCTACTACGGTCGCGAGTTCAAAGAAAATGACACTGTCGCTGCAAAAGTTGAAGCGCCTGTTGTTAAAGCTGACAAAAAAGCGAAGAAAAGCGCTTAA
- the tdk gene encoding thymidine kinase, which translates to MAQLYFYYSAMNAGKSTALLQSSYNYQERGMRTVVYTAEIDDRFGAGKVSSRIGLSSPARLYNPQTDLLDDIRTEHAAKPIHCVLVDESQFLTREQVHALSDVVDELDIPVLCYGLRTDFRGELFAGSQYLLAWSDKLVELKTICFCGRKASMVLRLDQSGKPYADGEQVVIGGNERYVSVCRKHYKEALVVGSLTAIQSDNRK; encoded by the coding sequence ATGGCACAACTTTATTTCTACTATTCGGCAATGAATGCAGGGAAATCGACGGCGTTACTGCAATCCTCATACAATTATCAAGAGCGGGGGATGCGCACCGTTGTATACACCGCTGAAATCGACGATCGCTTTGGTGCAGGGAAGGTAAGCTCAAGAATAGGACTTTCGTCGCCAGCAAGGCTGTATAACCCGCAAACGGATTTACTGGATGATATCCGCACTGAACATGCCGCTAAGCCCATCCATTGTGTTCTGGTAGATGAAAGCCAGTTCCTGACGCGTGAACAGGTTCATGCGCTTTCTGACGTCGTTGACGAACTGGATATTCCCGTACTCTGTTATGGTCTACGTACCGATTTTCGCGGTGAGTTATTTGCTGGCAGCCAGTATTTGCTCGCATGGTCGGATAAGCTCGTTGAGCTGAAGACTATCTGTTTCTGCGGCCGTAAAGCCAGTATGGTGCTTCGTCTCGACCAATCGGGGAAACCCTACGCGGATGGCGAGCAGGTCGTTATAGGGGGCAATGAGCGCTATGTATCGGTCTGCCGCAAGCACTATAAAGAAGCACTTGTTGTAGGTTCACTGACGGCTATCCAGAGTGATAATCGGAAATAG
- the hns gene encoding histone-like nucleoid-structuring protein H-NS, with translation MSEALKILNNIRTLRAQARECTLETLEEMLEKLEVVVNERREEESAAAAEIEERTRKLQQYREMLIADGIDPNELLNSMAAAKTGTKAKRAARPAKYSYIDENGEEKTWTGQGRTPAVIKKAMDEQGKQLDDFLIKD, from the coding sequence ATGAGCGAAGCACTTAAAATTCTGAACAACATCCGTACTCTTCGTGCGCAGGCAAGAGAATGTACCCTCGAAACGCTTGAAGAAATGCTGGAAAAATTAGAAGTTGTAGTTAATGAGCGTCGTGAAGAAGAAAGCGCAGCTGCTGCTGAAATCGAAGAACGCACTCGTAAACTGCAGCAATATCGCGAAATGCTGATTGCAGATGGTATCGATCCAAACGAATTGCTGAACAGCATGGCTGCGGCTAAAACCGGTACCAAAGCAAAACGCGCTGCTCGTCCAGCTAAATATAGCTACATTGATGAGAACGGCGAAGAGAAAACCTGGACCGGCCAGGGTCGTACTCCAGCTGTTATCAAGAAAGCAATGGATGAGCAGGGTAAACAACTGGATGACTTCCTGATCAAGGATTAA
- the galU gene encoding UTP--glucose-1-phosphate uridylyltransferase GalU has translation MAALNSKVRKAVIPVAGLGTRMLPATKAIPKEMLPLVDKPLIQYVVNECIAAGITEIVLVTHSSKNSIENHFDTSFELEAMLEKRVKRQLLAEVQSICPPHVTIMQVRQGLAKGLGHAVLCAHPVVGDEPVAVILPDVILDEFESDLSQDNLAEMIKRFDETGSSQIMVEPVEDVTAYGVVDCKGVNLEPGESVPMVGVVEKPKADVAPSNLAVVGRYVLSAEIWPLLAKTPPGAGDEIQLTDGIDMLIEKETVEAYHMKGKSHDCGNKLGYMQAFVEYGIRHNTLGEEFKAWLKENVGIKK, from the coding sequence ATGGCTGCCCTAAATTCGAAAGTCAGAAAGGCCGTCATCCCGGTAGCGGGATTGGGGACCAGGATGTTACCAGCAACGAAGGCAATCCCTAAAGAGATGCTGCCTTTAGTTGATAAGCCATTAATCCAGTACGTCGTTAATGAATGTATCGCGGCAGGGATTACTGAGATTGTGCTGGTTACGCATTCATCTAAAAACTCTATCGAAAACCATTTTGATACAAGTTTTGAACTTGAAGCGATGCTGGAAAAACGTGTTAAGCGCCAGCTGTTAGCGGAAGTTCAGTCTATTTGTCCTCCACACGTCACCATTATGCAGGTTCGTCAGGGGCTGGCGAAAGGTCTGGGTCATGCTGTGCTGTGTGCACACCCGGTTGTGGGTGATGAGCCGGTCGCTGTTATTCTGCCGGATGTTATTCTGGACGAATTTGAATCAGATCTGTCTCAGGATAACCTGGCTGAGATGATCAAGCGCTTCGACGAAACCGGCAGCAGCCAGATCATGGTTGAGCCTGTAGAAGACGTTACTGCTTATGGTGTTGTGGACTGCAAGGGCGTTAACCTGGAGCCTGGCGAAAGCGTTCCGATGGTGGGTGTCGTTGAGAAACCAAAAGCGGACGTCGCGCCATCTAATCTGGCGGTTGTAGGTCGTTATGTATTGAGTGCTGAGATTTGGCCGCTGCTGGCAAAAACGCCTCCGGGAGCTGGCGATGAAATCCAGTTGACCGATGGCATCGATATGCTGATCGAAAAAGAAACCGTAGAAGCTTACCATATGAAAGGTAAGAGCCATGACTGCGGTAATAAACTCGGTTATATGCAGGCATTCGTTGAATATGGTATTCGCCACAATACGCTGGGCGAAGAGTTTAAAGCCTGGCTCAAAGAAAACGTGGGTATTAAGAAATAG
- the rssB gene encoding two-component system response regulator RssB: MTQPLVGKHILIVEDEPVFRSLLDSWLSSLGADTSLAEDGIDALEKMTSIAPDLMICDIAMPRMNGLKLVEHLRNEGNQMPVLVISATENMADIAKALRLGVQDILLKPVKDLNRLRETVLACLYPNMFNSRVEEEERLFQDWDALVSNPLAAAKLLQELQPPVQQTLSHCRINYRQLVAADQHGLVLDIAPLSDSDLAFYCLDVTRAGDNGVLAALLLRALFNGLLQEQLSHQGQRLPELGSLLKQVNQLFRQANLPGQFPLLVGYYHSGLKNLILVSAGLNASLNTGEHHIQVSNGVPLGTLGTAYLNQISHRCSSWQCQIWGAGGRLRLMLSTE; encoded by the coding sequence ATGACGCAGCCATTGGTCGGAAAACACATTTTAATCGTTGAAGACGAGCCCGTTTTCCGCTCTTTGCTGGATTCGTGGTTATCCTCACTGGGTGCGGATACTTCTCTTGCCGAGGACGGCATCGACGCGCTGGAGAAAATGACCTCTATTGCGCCGGACTTGATGATCTGCGACATCGCGATGCCGCGAATGAATGGCCTGAAACTGGTTGAGCATCTTCGCAATGAAGGAAACCAGATGCCTGTACTGGTGATCTCTGCGACGGAGAATATGGCGGATATCGCGAAAGCTCTACGTCTGGGGGTACAGGATATTCTGCTGAAGCCCGTCAAGGATTTGAATCGTCTGCGTGAGACGGTGCTCGCTTGCCTTTATCCCAACATGTTCAATTCCCGCGTTGAGGAAGAAGAGCGTCTGTTTCAGGACTGGGATGCGTTGGTCAGTAATCCCCTTGCCGCAGCCAAATTGTTACAAGAGCTTCAGCCGCCGGTACAACAAACGCTTTCCCATTGCCGGATAAATTATCGACAACTCGTGGCGGCAGATCAGCATGGTCTGGTGCTCGATATTGCGCCGTTATCCGATTCCGATCTTGCCTTTTATTGTCTGGACGTGACCCGGGCAGGTGACAATGGTGTTTTAGCCGCATTGTTACTTCGTGCGCTATTTAATGGATTATTGCAGGAGCAGTTATCCCATCAGGGACAGCGGCTTCCTGAGTTAGGCAGTTTGCTTAAACAAGTAAATCAACTTTTCCGCCAGGCTAATTTGCCTGGGCAGTTTCCGCTTCTCGTTGGTTATTATCACAGCGGACTCAAAAATCTGATTCTTGTCTCTGCGGGTTTAAACGCTTCTCTGAATACTGGGGAGCATCATATTCAGGTGAGTAACGGCGTACCGCTGGGAACACTGGGGACGGCTTACCTCAATCAAATTAGCCATCGCTGTTCCTCCTGGCAGTGCCAAATTTGGGGTGCAGGCGGGCGGTTGCGCTTAATGTTGTCCACGGAATAA
- the rssA gene encoding patatin-like phospholipase RssA — protein MRKVKIGLALGSGAARGWSHIGVINALKQMGIDVDIVASCSIGSLVGSAYACGKLPELERWVRSFSYWDVLRLMDLSWQRGGLLRGERVFNQFRQIMPLDDFTHCQLPFGAVATNLSTGRELWLTEGDLHLAVRASCSMPGLMAPVPHNGYWLVDGGVVNPVPVSLTRAMGADIVIAVDLQHDAHLMQQDLMPVNLQSDDAEGEKLAWHARLRGRIGRLTARRAVTAPTALEIMTTSIQVLENRLKRNRMAGDPPDILIQPYCPQISTLDFHRAEAAISAGSLAVEKKIDELLPFVRTAL, from the coding sequence ATGAGAAAAGTAAAAATTGGACTGGCGTTAGGCTCAGGTGCAGCCCGAGGCTGGTCGCATATTGGCGTTATCAACGCCTTGAAACAGATGGGTATTGACGTTGATATCGTTGCAAGCTGTTCGATTGGTTCGCTGGTCGGGTCAGCATATGCCTGCGGTAAACTACCAGAGCTTGAGAGATGGGTGCGTTCCTTCAGCTACTGGGATGTGCTGCGTCTGATGGATCTCTCCTGGCAGCGTGGCGGCCTGCTGCGCGGCGAGCGCGTGTTTAATCAGTTCCGTCAGATTATGCCTCTTGATGACTTTACCCACTGCCAGTTGCCGTTTGGCGCGGTGGCCACGAATCTCAGTACAGGACGTGAGCTGTGGCTCACCGAAGGCGATCTTCATCTTGCTGTCCGTGCGTCCTGCAGCATGCCGGGATTAATGGCTCCTGTGCCCCATAACGGCTACTGGCTGGTCGATGGCGGGGTAGTAAACCCGGTTCCCGTATCCCTGACGCGTGCCATGGGGGCGGATATTGTGATTGCCGTGGACTTGCAACATGATGCCCACCTGATGCAGCAAGACCTCATGCCCGTTAATCTTCAAAGTGATGATGCCGAAGGTGAGAAGCTCGCCTGGCATGCGCGTTTGCGCGGAAGGATTGGCCGCCTGACAGCTCGCCGAGCAGTAACGGCACCCACCGCCCTGGAAATAATGACCACGTCCATTCAGGTACTTGAGAATCGCCTGAAGCGAAACCGTATGGCTGGCGATCCTCCCGATATTCTGATTCAACCCTATTGTCCTCAAATCTCTACCCTTGATTTCCATAGAGCTGAGGCCGCGATTTCAGCGGGTTCCTTAGCCGTCGAAAAGAAAATAGATGAATTGTTGCCATTTGTGCGAACAGCACTTTAA
- a CDS encoding YchJ family protein, with protein sequence MSQLCPCGSALEYSLCCQRYLTGEQVAPDPSHLMRSRYTAFVIKDADYLVKTWHPTCHAADFQQDIEAGFANTHWLGLTVFDSAPGRDENEGYVSFVARFTEQHKPGAIIERSRFLKESGQWYYIDGTRPQFGRNDPCPCGSGKKFKKCCGQ encoded by the coding sequence GTGTCTCAACTCTGCCCCTGTGGTAGCGCTCTGGAGTATAGCCTATGTTGCCAGCGATATCTTACTGGCGAGCAGGTTGCTCCAGACCCGTCACACCTGATGCGTTCGCGGTATACTGCTTTTGTGATCAAAGACGCAGATTATTTAGTCAAGACCTGGCACCCCACTTGCCATGCAGCTGATTTTCAGCAAGACATTGAAGCGGGCTTCGCCAATACCCACTGGCTCGGTCTCACGGTCTTTGATTCAGCCCCCGGTCGTGATGAAAACGAGGGTTACGTGAGTTTTGTTGCCCGTTTTACCGAGCAGCACAAACCCGGCGCCATTATTGAACGTTCCCGTTTCTTAAAGGAAAGCGGGCAATGGTATTATATTGACGGAACGCGCCCCCAATTCGGTCGTAACGATCCCTGCCCTTGCGGTTCAGGTAAAAAATTTAAAAAGTGTTGCGGGCAGTAG
- the purU gene encoding formyltetrahydrofolate deformylase, with amino-acid sequence MQSLQRKVLRTICPDQKGLIARITNICYKHELNIVQNNEFVDHRTGRFFMRTELEGIFNDTTLLADLDSALPEGSVRELTPAGRRRIVILVTKEAHCLGDLLMKANYGGLDVEIAAVIGNHETLRTLVERFDIPFELVSHEGHTREEHDDLMAQAIEAHNPDYVVLAKYMRVLTPSFVARFPNKIINIHHSFLPAFIGARPYHQAYERGVKIIGATAHYVNDNLDEGPIIMQDVIHVDHTYTAEDMMRAGRDVEKNVLSRALYQVLAQRVFVYGNRTIIL; translated from the coding sequence ATGCAATCACTACAACGTAAAGTTCTGCGCACCATCTGTCCCGATCAAAAAGGGCTGATCGCACGAATTACCAACATTTGTTACAAACATGAACTGAATATCGTGCAGAACAACGAGTTCGTTGACCACCGTACCGGTCGCTTCTTTATGCGCACCGAGCTTGAAGGTATTTTCAACGACACGACCCTGCTTGCCGATCTGGATAGCGCCCTGCCGGAAGGTTCCGTGCGTGAGCTGACGCCTGCTGGCCGTCGTCGCATTGTGATCCTGGTGACCAAAGAGGCACACTGCCTGGGCGACCTGCTGATGAAAGCCAACTACGGCGGTCTTGATGTCGAAATTGCCGCTGTTATCGGCAACCACGAGACGCTGCGTACGCTGGTCGAGCGGTTTGATATTCCGTTTGAACTGGTTAGCCACGAAGGTCATACCCGTGAAGAGCACGACGATCTGATGGCGCAGGCGATTGAAGCGCATAATCCAGACTACGTGGTGCTGGCGAAATACATGCGCGTGTTAACCCCCTCCTTCGTGGCGCGTTTCCCGAACAAGATTATCAACATCCACCACTCGTTCCTTCCCGCCTTTATCGGCGCGCGCCCGTACCACCAGGCGTACGAGCGCGGCGTGAAGATCATCGGTGCGACGGCCCACTACGTAAATGACAACCTGGATGAAGGTCCCATCATCATGCAGGACGTGATTCATGTGGATCACACCTATACCGCGGAAGACATGATGCGCGCTGGGCGCGACGTAGAGAAAAACGTCTTAAGCCGTGCGTTGTATCAGGTGCTTGCCCAACGCGTCTTCGTTTACGGCAACAGAACCATCATTCTTTAA
- a CDS encoding Lrp/AsnC family transcriptional regulator: MEYPLDDIDRQILACLVEDARMSLKVLSGRIGLTSPSTAERLKRLEERGVIQGYGARVNLVALGYTLQALVRVRPLPGLLHKVDKYIQAMPECIESDKVTGEDCFVIRLVVRSIEQLDVLLDGLAEHAQCNTSIVKSSPVRRRLPPM, translated from the coding sequence ATGGAATACCCGCTTGATGATATCGATCGGCAAATATTAGCCTGTCTGGTTGAGGATGCACGTATGTCCCTGAAGGTGCTCAGCGGGCGTATCGGTTTGACGTCACCCAGTACGGCAGAGCGCCTGAAGCGGCTGGAAGAGCGCGGTGTGATTCAGGGGTATGGGGCGCGGGTGAATCTGGTGGCGCTGGGATACACCTTACAGGCGCTGGTGCGCGTGCGCCCATTGCCGGGCCTGTTGCATAAGGTGGATAAGTACATTCAGGCAATGCCGGAGTGTATAGAGAGCGACAAAGTGACTGGCGAGGACTGTTTTGTGATTAGGCTGGTGGTGAGATCGATAGAGCAACTGGATGTGTTGCTGGACGGCCTGGCAGAGCATGCCCAGTGTAATACGTCGATTGTGAAAAGCTCGCCGGTCAGGCGTCGTTTGCCACCGATGTAG
- a CDS encoding DMT family transporter has protein sequence MRDLHKGVWQMSLAMLISGSIGAFVLLSGLPVTEVVFWRCVIGAVTLYVFIRLSRKPFSPLTRTTLLLAIFGGVALVVNWLLLFAAYERISIGLSTVVYNTQPFMLVMMGMLLGERVSLVKWGWLILAFGGVVILLSSELSGTHGSEWLAGIGLSLSAAFFYALTAIIARKLQSIAPQHIAFIQVMTGVVMLLPLAHMPSLSGDFPWTILLTLGIVHTGIMYQLLYSAIQKLPTPVTGSLSFIYPVVAIVVDNLVFGHSMNLTQLAGGALILFAAAGNNLGWGEKKPRERGVGIKTAN, from the coding sequence ATGCGTGATTTACATAAAGGCGTCTGGCAAATGAGCCTGGCGATGTTAATTTCCGGCTCTATCGGTGCGTTTGTTTTACTTTCCGGTCTGCCGGTAACGGAAGTGGTGTTCTGGCGCTGCGTCATCGGCGCGGTTACGCTTTATGTGTTCATCCGATTAAGTCGAAAGCCCTTCAGTCCCCTAACCCGCACCACGCTGCTGCTGGCCATTTTTGGCGGCGTGGCATTAGTGGTGAACTGGCTGCTGCTCTTCGCAGCCTATGAACGGATCTCGATTGGCCTGTCCACCGTGGTCTATAACACCCAGCCGTTTATGCTGGTGATGATGGGGATGCTTTTAGGCGAACGCGTCAGTCTGGTGAAGTGGGGTTGGTTGATCCTCGCCTTCGGCGGCGTGGTGATATTGCTTTCCAGCGAGCTGAGCGGCACGCATGGCAGTGAATGGCTCGCAGGTATCGGGCTGTCGCTGAGTGCAGCATTCTTTTACGCGCTGACTGCCATTATCGCCCGAAAACTACAATCCATCGCACCGCAGCATATCGCCTTTATTCAGGTCATGACTGGGGTGGTAATGCTTCTTCCGCTGGCGCATATGCCTTCCCTTTCGGGCGATTTCCCCTGGACGATATTGCTGACGTTGGGCATTGTCCATACCGGCATCATGTACCAGTTGCTGTATAGCGCCATTCAGAAACTCCCCACTCCAGTCACCGGCTCCCTGTCGTTTATCTATCCGGTGGTCGCCATTGTTGTTGATAATCTGGTATTCGGACACTCGATGAACCTGACACAGCTTGCGGGCGGCGCGCTGATTTTGTTTGCCGCAGCGGGCAACAACCTGGGCTGGGGCGAAAAAAAACCCCGCGAGCGCGGGGTGGGTATCAAAACGGCGAATTAG
- the narI gene encoding respiratory nitrate reductase subunit gamma, translated as MHFLNMFFFDIYPYIAGTVFLVGSWLRYDYGQYTWRAASSQMLDRKGMNLASNLFHIGILGIFAGHFLGMLTPHWMYEAWLPIEVKQKMAMFAGGASGVMCLVGGLLLLKRRLFSPRVRATTTAADILILSLLMVQCALGLLTIPFSAQHMDGSEMMKLVGWAQSVVTFHGGASEHLDGVAFIFRVHLVLGMTLFVLFPFSRLVHIWSAPVEYLTRKYQIVRARR; from the coding sequence ATGCACTTCCTGAATATGTTCTTCTTTGACATTTACCCGTATATCGCGGGCACCGTATTCCTGGTGGGAAGCTGGCTGCGTTATGACTATGGCCAGTATACCTGGCGGGCGGCCTCCAGCCAGATGCTGGACCGCAAGGGGATGAACCTCGCCTCAAACCTGTTCCATATCGGGATCCTGGGGATTTTTGCCGGTCACTTCCTGGGTATGCTGACACCGCACTGGATGTACGAAGCCTGGCTGCCGATTGAAGTGAAGCAGAAAATGGCGATGTTTGCGGGCGGTGCCAGCGGCGTGATGTGTCTGGTCGGCGGTCTGCTGCTGCTGAAACGTCGTCTGTTCAGCCCGCGCGTGCGTGCCACCACGACCGCTGCGGACATCCTGATCCTCTCCCTGCTGATGGTGCAGTGTGCGCTGGGTCTGCTGACGATTCCGTTCTCTGCTCAGCATATGGACGGCAGCGAAATGATGAAGCTGGTCGGCTGGGCGCAGTCCGTGGTGACCTTCCACGGCGGCGCTTCTGAACACCTGGACGGCGTGGCCTTTATCTTCCGCGTGCACCTGGTGCTGGGAATGACGCTGTTTGTGCTGTTCCCGTTCTCCCGCCTGGTGCACATCTGGAGCGCGCCGGTAGAGTACCTGACGCGCAAATACCAGATTGTGCGTGCCCGTCGCTAA